The Methanoregula sp. UBA64 genome contains the following window.
TGCCTTTTATCCCGATGTAGTGTTCTTGTGAACCTATTATGTGAGTTGTGTGATTTTCTTCCTTCACATTCCATTTATCTCCGGGTCCAAGATACGACTCAAAGTTGATTGTAATTTCCGATGTCATAATCCCCACATTCAACTATAATTATAATCCGGTTCTCTTTTTGTTATATCGCTTATTGTAATATGAGAATTAAAGATCTTTTATTGGTTTGAATGATCGGGATTGTGGACGAAAGAAAGTACATTAACCGGTTTTAAGGCATTCTAAAAACAATTTCAATCACTGTAGTTACACTATCTCTAATTTGTAACAATATTATCCTTATTTTGTATTATTAATATTTGGAAATAAGATTCGAACCTAAAAATATGGTTCCTCCGATATCAGATAATAACATAATTACTACATTCCGCGAAGATTTCCAACGGATTAAAGACATGGGTTTTGTGAGATCAAATCGCGCCCATAATACCGGGATAGGCAAGACGTTTGAGGATCTTATCGGGGTTCACGAGAATAACTTCCAGTTAGTCGATTATATGAACTTTTTAGAATTGAAATCTCAACGCGATTATACAATGAGTATGCTCACTCTTTTCACCAAGTCTCCCGATTTTCCACGAAATGCAAACACTCATCTTCGTGATACTTATGGTGTTCCCGACGAAGAAAACCCGCGTGTTAAGAAATTACACACGACCGCCTCCGGAGCAAGATTTAATTCCGTTTATGATAGGTTCGGGTTGAAACTTGAATGCAACAACGCTGAAAACAAACTGTTTTTACGATTTAAACATCTCAATGATGAGGCCGTATTGCCAGACCGCATATATTACGACTATGCTACTCTCCGTTTTATCGTTGAACAAAAATGCCAAAATATTGCTTACATTAACGCCGAGTCAAGAGTGGTAAATGGGCATGAGGAGTTCAAATACAACAATGCAGTCCTATTAACGGGATTGTCTTTTGAGAAATTCATTGATGGAGTGAACCAAGGTCTGATCCTATATGATATTCGGATCGGTTCGTATAAGAGCGGGAGAAACTTTGGAAAGATTCACGATCATGGATCGGGTTTTAGAATAAAAAAAGCAGATATTCAGAATGTATTTTTAATTACTGAAATTTAACTCATTTTTTCCAAGATAACGATGTATTCTTCATTCATTGTCGATTCTAACTTTCCGACAACGTTAGTTGGACTATTTTTTGAGGGCATTCTCTTGTTTGGGATGTTCCTGATGATTGTCTTATGATGTTTGTATTTATTCTGTGATCGGAACAACTCGACAATAATTTCATCGGT
Protein-coding sequences here:
- a CDS encoding MvaI/BcnI family restriction endonuclease, with protein sequence MVPPISDNNIITTFREDFQRIKDMGFVRSNRAHNTGIGKTFEDLIGVHENNFQLVDYMNFLELKSQRDYTMSMLTLFTKSPDFPRNANTHLRDTYGVPDEENPRVKKLHTTASGARFNSVYDRFGLKLECNNAENKLFLRFKHLNDEAVLPDRIYYDYATLRFIVEQKCQNIAYINAESRVVNGHEEFKYNNAVLLTGLSFEKFIDGVNQGLILYDIRIGSYKSGRNFGKIHDHGSGFRIKKADIQNVFLITEI